The Faecalibacterium sp. I3-3-89 sequence GATGTACATGGCCGAGCGGTACAACGCCCCCGGCAGCCCCTACTGGGGCATGAAGAGCTTTTTGCTGCTTGCTTTGCCGGATGACCACCCCTTCTGGTCTGCCGAAGCCGCGCCCATGCCCGCATTGGAGCGGCTCAAGCCCATGCCATACGCCAATATGCTGGTGCAGCGCCGGGCGGGGCGGGTAACGGCCTATGCCGCCGGTGTCAACGAGGGCCACGGTCACGGACAGTTCCCGGAAAAGTATGCAAAATTTGCCTACGATACCCGCTTTGGCTTCTGCGCCTCCCGCAGCCGGGAGGTGCTCAATCAGGCCGCGCCGGACAGTATGCTGGCCTTTGTCATCGACGACAACGTGTTTGTGCGCAAGGTGAGCAAAACGTGGGAAATTGAAGCCGGGGCTGTGACCGCGCAGTGGTCGCCCTTCCCCGGGATTGAGGTGACCACCACTATCACTCCCACGGCCACCGGCCACCGCCGCCACCATGAAATTGACAGCAGTTTCGACTGCGAAGCCTATGACTGCGGTTTTGCCGTGCCCAATTTTACACCGGGCTACGCCGAAAGCGCGGAAAACGATACCGCCGAAGCCCATTGCGACACCCTGTGCTGCGCCGTGCGCGGCAGGGGAGAAGCAGTGGTCATCGGCTGCGACCCTAACACCAGCCTGTACTTCACCAATGTCCATCTGCCCGCCGTGAAGTACCACATCCCCAAGGGACACACGGTGCTGGACACCGAGGTCTTTGACGAAGCAAACTGATGCCGCTTCTTTCTATAGCAGTTTGCGTTTTTAATGCACAAGCAACATCCGCAAACTGCATATCGCAAATATGCCGTTTTGATAGGCACTATTTTTGAAAATTGCGATAGAAAAACAGTCGTTTTTGTGCGGCTGTTTTTCTTATATTCTGTGCTATAATGAGAGCAGAAAATGCTGCGAGGTGACATTTATGCCTTTAAATAATCCTATCACATCGGCGCTTCTGGCCGACCCGGAAATTTTCCAGCAGAACCGTTTGCCCTTCCACGCTCATTTTGCAGACCAGACAAGCCCGGAAATGCCGCTGGCCGTCAGCTTGGATGGCGAATGGGCTTTCCACTATGCGGAAAACCTGACTGCGCCTTTCTCAGACTGGGACACCCTGACCGTGCCCGGCTTCATCCAAATGCAGAGCCTGCAAAAGCCCGGCCAGCCCTACGGCACGCCCCATTACGTCAACACCCAGTACCCGTGGGACGGCCATGAAAAGCTGCACCCCGGTCAGATTCCGCAGGATTATAACCCCATCGGGGAATACCAGCGCAGTTTCACCCTGCCGGAAAGCTGGGCAAGCTGCTATCTGCGCCTGAACGGCGCGGACAGCGCTGCCGCCGTCTGGTGCAATGACGTTTACATCGGCTACACCGAGGATACCTTCACTCCCGCTGAATTTGACATGACCGCCGCCGTCCACCCCGGCGAAAATACCCTGACGGTACAGGTGTACCGTTTCTCCTCCGGCAGCTGGCTGGAGGATCAGGATTTCTGGCGCATGAGCGGCTTGTTCCGCTCTGTGGAGCTGTTCACAAAGCCGGAAATTCACCTCAAGGATGTCTTTGTGAAGCAGGATTTTGCCCCGGACTTTTCCAGTGCCACTGTCACCTTTGATTGCAAGGTCAGCGGCGCGGGCACCATCTCGGTGGTGTTTGATGGCGAGGAGCAGTCTGCTGAGGTGGGCGAACCTGCCGAATACGACAGCGGTGTGGTGTTCGGCAAGGGCGAGGCCGACCCGGACGTGGAAGAGGACGTGCAGGATGTCTCCTTCACCTTTACGGTGGAGCATCCCACCCTGTGGAGCGCCGAGCAGCCGAACCTGTACGAAGCAGAAATTGCCCTGCTGAACGAGGGTGCTCTCGTGGAGCGCACCGGATTGAAAGTCGGCTTGCGTAAGTTTGAGCTGAAAGAACGCCAGATGCTTTTGAACGGCAAGCGTATCGTGTTCAAGGGTGTCAACCGCCACGAGTGGAGCTGCCGCACCGGCCGCACCGTCAGCCGGGAAGAGATGCTGTGGGATGTAAAGAACCTGAAGGCCCACAACGTCAACGCCGTGCGCACCAGCCACTACCCCAACGACCCCTATTTCCTGTCCCTCTGCGATGAATACGGCCTGTATGTCATCGGGGAGACCAATCTGGAGACCCACGGCACATGGCAGAAGCTGGGTGCGGACGGCTCGGACGAGTGGACGCTGCCCGGTGCCCGCCCGGAGTGGCGGGAAAATGTGCTTGCCCGCGCCGAAGCCATGCTGGAACGGGACAAAAACCACCCGGCCATCCTCATTTGGTCTTGCGGCAACGAGAGCCACGGCGGCAAGACCCTGTGGGAGATGAGCGAGTATTTCCGCAACACCGACCCCAGCCGCCTTGTGCACTACGAGGGCATTTTCTGGAACCGGGAGTACCCCGCCACCTCCGATATGGAAAGCCAGATGTACACCCCGGTGGCAGACATCAAAAAGTTTCTGGCAGAGCACCCGGAAAAGCCCTTTATCATGTGCGAGTACAGCCACGCCATGGGTAACAGCTGCGGCGGCATCACCGACTACACCGAGTATGCCTACGAAGAGCCCCTGTATCAGGGCGGGTTTATCTGGGAGTACATGGACCACGGCATTGCAGTGACACGCCCGGACGGCAAGCCCGTCTTTGCCTATGGCGGCGACTTCGGCGACCGCCCCACCGACCGGGAATTCTGCGTGGACGGCCTTGTGCTGCCCGACCGCCGTAACACCCCCAAAATGGACGCCGTCAAGGCGGCCTACGCACCGCTGAAGATCACCCTGACCGACACGGAAGCCGTGATTGAAAACCGGAATCTCTTTACCGACCTGAACGCCTACGACCTTGTGTTTGCGTCCTCGGTCAACGGCAAGCCGGAGCGCCGGGCGGTGCTGCGGGCAGACTGCAAGCCGGGCGGGACGGAGCACATCCCGTTTCCCTTTGCCTTACCGGAGGCTGGGCTTGCCTGCATGACCGTTACCGCCATCCAGCGGGCTGCACTGCCCGGCATCCCGGCGGGCTATGAAGCCGCTTTGGGGCAGGTATGGCACAACTACGCCGTCGCCCGGCTGACCCTGCCCGCCCCGCAGCTGGTGGAGATGGACTGCAACGTCGGCGTAAAGGGCGAGGGCTTCGAGTACATCTTTGGCCGAGGCAAGGGGCTGGTGTCCATCCGCTATAACGGCGTGCAGCTGCTGGACGATACCGTGCGCCCCAATTTCTGGCGTGCGCCCACCAACAACGACGAGGGCTGTGCAGAGCCGTTTACATTTGCCTTCTGGAAAACCGCCGGTCTCTACGCCCGCTGCGATAACCTGACCGCTGAAACAAAGGGCGATTTCGTCATCGCCCGCGCAAACTACACCCTGCCAGATGGGCAGACGCTGCCCATTGATTTTGCCATTGACGGCGCAGGCCGCTGTGATATCACCATGACATGGCAGGGCACGCGCACTGAGCTGCCGGAGTTCGGTCTGCTCTTCCCGCTGCGTCGGGAGCTGACGGAAGTCTCCTATCTGGGTCTTGGCCCCCGGGAGACCACCGCCGACCGCACTGCAGGCGGCAAGATGGGTGCGTGGAACTACAACGTCCGGCAGGATTTTGCCCAGAACACCCCGGTCTACCCGCAGGAGTGCGGCAGCCGCACCGGCGTGTACAGTGCAACTGTCACCGGCAGCGGATTGAATATAGGCATCGGCTTTGCAGGGGACGGCATGACCTTCTCGGCGCTGCCCTACACGCCCCATGAACTGGAAAACGCCCGCCACCTTTACGAGCTGCCCCGGGACGACAATAAGACGGTCGTCCGCTGCGCTGCTTTCCAGCGCGGCGTGGGCGGCGACAACAGCTGGGGCGCAAAGCCCCATGCAGACGCCTGCTTTGCGGTGGAGAAGGGAACCTCGTTCCGTTTTACGATTCAAAAATAAAAATTTACTTGGCTAAAGTGGTGGGTATCATCGTGATACCCACCACTTTGGTCTTATTGCGAAACCGTAACAAGACAAAAATCAGCGCAATATTCAAATAGTATATTTGCGATATGCAATCCAACGTTGTAGCTGCTGCATTAAAAAGTTGAATTTTTATGGTTTATGGAGAAATAAGGAATTGTGTCAAAATGACACAATTGCTCCGGGCACCTTCATAGAACCATGGAATGTGAATATTTTGCTTTCATAGGAGTTCATGTTTTTTACTGAATCTCGTGAAAAGCGTATAAAAAGCTTGCAATCATCTGTAAAATGTGGTATATCCATTATACGAAACATTGCTTTAAAAGAACACTCCACCGTTCAATGATGTGTAAAGTGAGGTGCCTGCCATGACCGCCGTGATCTATGCCCGCTATTCATCGGATAACCAGCGCGAAGAATCCATTGAAGGCCAGATTCGTGAATGCACTGCCTATGCGGAAAAGAACGGCATCACCATCGTCAAGCACTATATTGACCGTGCCATCTCTGCCAAGACGGACAACCGCCCGGAGTTCCAGCAGATGATCAAAGACAGCGACAAGAAGCTGTTTGACATTGTGCTGGTCTGGAAGCTCGACCGCTTTGCCCGGAATCGTTATGATAGTGCCCGGTACAAGACCCAGCTGAAGAAGAACGGTGTCAAGCTCATGTCTGCCACCGAAATCATCTCCGAGGGGCCGGAGGGCATTATTCTGGAATCTGTGCTGGAAGGTTATGCGGAATACTACTCCGCCGACCTTGCCGAGAAGGTCGTGCGTGGACAGACTGAGAACATCCTGAAAGGCCGCTGCAACGGTGGTCGTGCCGGATGCCATCCCGCCCATTATTCCACTGGAATTGTTTGAGGATGTGCAGGAGAAAATCGCCAAAAACAAAAAAGCCCCTGCCCGTAGAAAGGCAGAGGATGACTACCTGCTCACCACCAAGCTGTTCTGCGGCTACTGTGGGGCGTTGATGTTTGGCGAAAGCGGCACAAGCCGGACGGGTGAAGTCCACCGCTACTATAAATGTGCCACTGCCAAAAAGCACAAGGGCTGCAAGAAAAAGACCGTCCGCAAACAGTGGCTGGAAGATCTGGTGGTCAACCAGACCATGCAGCTTGTGAAAGACGATGCCGCTATGGAATCCATCATCGCCAAGGTGATGGAACTGCAAAACAAGGAGAATACCAACATTCCACTTTATAAAAAGCAGCTCCGGGATGCAGAATCCGGTATCCAGAATATGCTCAATGCGATTCAGGCCGGTATCCTGACCAGCTCCACCAAGGAGCGGTTGGAGCAGCTGGAAGAAACCAAGCGTGAGCTTGAAGCACGCATTGCGGAAGAAAAGCTGGCGAAGCCGAAAGTGACCGAAGAATTTATCAGGTTTTGGCTGCTGCAGTTCCGTAAGCTGGACATGAGCCTGAAAGACCAGCGGCAGGCACTAGTGGATACCTTCATCAATGCGATTTACCTGTATGATGATAAGGTTTTGATAACCTTCAACTATAAAGAAGGAACACAGACCGTCACCTTTGGGGAAGCGGCAGAAGCCGCATCAAAGGGAAATGGTTCGGATTTGGATTGCTTTACTGCACCACAAGGAAGACAGCTTTTGGTAGCTGTCTTTTTTGTCTTGTATGGCATTTTCCCTTTAGCTATAACAGCGGAT is a genomic window containing:
- a CDS encoding glycoside hydrolase family 2 TIM barrel-domain containing protein → MPLNNPITSALLADPEIFQQNRLPFHAHFADQTSPEMPLAVSLDGEWAFHYAENLTAPFSDWDTLTVPGFIQMQSLQKPGQPYGTPHYVNTQYPWDGHEKLHPGQIPQDYNPIGEYQRSFTLPESWASCYLRLNGADSAAAVWCNDVYIGYTEDTFTPAEFDMTAAVHPGENTLTVQVYRFSSGSWLEDQDFWRMSGLFRSVELFTKPEIHLKDVFVKQDFAPDFSSATVTFDCKVSGAGTISVVFDGEEQSAEVGEPAEYDSGVVFGKGEADPDVEEDVQDVSFTFTVEHPTLWSAEQPNLYEAEIALLNEGALVERTGLKVGLRKFELKERQMLLNGKRIVFKGVNRHEWSCRTGRTVSREEMLWDVKNLKAHNVNAVRTSHYPNDPYFLSLCDEYGLYVIGETNLETHGTWQKLGADGSDEWTLPGARPEWRENVLARAEAMLERDKNHPAILIWSCGNESHGGKTLWEMSEYFRNTDPSRLVHYEGIFWNREYPATSDMESQMYTPVADIKKFLAEHPEKPFIMCEYSHAMGNSCGGITDYTEYAYEEPLYQGGFIWEYMDHGIAVTRPDGKPVFAYGGDFGDRPTDREFCVDGLVLPDRRNTPKMDAVKAAYAPLKITLTDTEAVIENRNLFTDLNAYDLVFASSVNGKPERRAVLRADCKPGGTEHIPFPFALPEAGLACMTVTAIQRAALPGIPAGYEAALGQVWHNYAVARLTLPAPQLVEMDCNVGVKGEGFEYIFGRGKGLVSIRYNGVQLLDDTVRPNFWRAPTNNDEGCAEPFTFAFWKTAGLYARCDNLTAETKGDFVIARANYTLPDGQTLPIDFAIDGAGRCDITMTWQGTRTELPEFGLLFPLRRELTEVSYLGLGPRETTADRTAGGKMGAWNYNVRQDFAQNTPVYPQECGSRTGVYSATVTGSGLNIGIGFAGDGMTFSALPYTPHELENARHLYELPRDDNKTVVRCAAFQRGVGGDNSWGAKPHADACFAVEKGTSFRFTIQK